From Paenibacillus sp. GP183, one genomic window encodes:
- a CDS encoding right-handed parallel beta-helix repeat-containing protein, translating into MLKKKPIGGSGATSMSGLSDVDVTTLAPDNGNFLSFDNGKWKPVTGATSKSSYFIDLMTYGITQGIPAKPYTNANYVTADNNMNGINSAIQYASDNGYTEVVLPRGQYALCYNYLNATAGDFSMKTIQMKSYLTFNLNGSTLKVIYDSDVRSPFDTKGRINAAQFPDIPCTFEGTVMTFDNVHNSVLAYGEIIGCRADRSYINSAIEQTLESSYGVTIKRTSSHNAIHHCRIGAFNGDSIAFSSDAISELVEFNQQYTLNDVDNATGALIASTNTITSKNIAATDGLWVLPTLDVPNTALLIAGSGSSRVTTGMLSKDFHIAFYKADGTFIGKMKYQKIYTPVSIPKNAAKFRYIFINETDTTKTFAIRILYGNIPHHNVIAHCDIYGCQRGGIAGGGSHNIIEYNTIRDTGKTGDNSFLDGGTVFNDPTRYCINQEDSFGDGIIIRHNHFYGGYHGILAGVYSVSIENNHFYNMTGIAINLYTTQFAHITGNYLYNCQTAFGLQGTDLSNPFVNITGNFIRGGGSYACQMGLNGAKYRVNFSENYIVDVPSITMSTETATFRNNIIKYTTSTGGTITIDKAKDCVFETNLVTSPRIDASIYEYEGCTFDNIQINLKTRNDGTVTEKVNLDRCTFKNNAQLYNNTFVGTNPKIVSVTKSKFIDSIISFDIVNMDSVTIPIALKDCSFEFNSGVTPSGVSTPTSIISLNCNTNQDLITLDFENCTVNIKNTLFARLISSSSGSKTISVSFRKCDFNYSGAQTPLSLTYYQQLSAMRKFVSAKNTFTNITLPSEDIIFIGYDEMEKTKNVEPSSSYYYYSGDIRNNAILTAGGYVGYVCMTAGYTAAGSWSAKTFFAYGDRIVDGTLVYEANICGTSTATKPALPTTVNGTVTDNVGITTWQASHAYNIGDFVVPITPVLWWQTNYGDYFECTVSGTSGTTEPNWQSGTVSDGTGTLQWQPRKLLTWKLLGNKATFKPYGLISV; encoded by the coding sequence ATGCTTAAGAAAAAACCTATTGGTGGCTCTGGCGCAACAAGTATGAGTGGTTTGTCAGATGTTGATGTAACTACGCTTGCACCTGATAACGGCAATTTTTTAAGTTTTGATAACGGAAAATGGAAGCCTGTAACTGGCGCAACAAGTAAATCATCCTACTTTATAGACCTTATGACTTACGGGATAACTCAGGGAATACCAGCAAAACCTTATACAAACGCTAATTATGTAACGGCTGACAATAATATGAATGGCATTAACAGTGCTATTCAGTACGCGTCTGACAATGGATATACTGAGGTAGTACTGCCAAGAGGTCAATATGCGTTGTGCTACAATTACCTAAATGCAACAGCAGGTGACTTTAGTATGAAAACAATACAAATGAAAAGCTATTTAACTTTTAACTTGAATGGCTCTACATTGAAGGTTATTTATGACTCTGATGTTAGGAGTCCTTTTGACACTAAAGGTAGAATAAACGCAGCACAATTCCCTGACATACCGTGTACTTTTGAGGGTACTGTTATGACGTTTGATAATGTCCACAATTCTGTTTTAGCGTATGGTGAAATAATTGGTTGTAGAGCAGACAGAAGCTACATTAATTCAGCAATAGAACAGACGCTAGAGAGTTCATACGGAGTTACAATAAAAAGAACTTCAAGTCATAACGCTATTCACCATTGTAGGATAGGCGCTTTTAATGGTGATAGTATAGCTTTTTCGAGTGATGCTATTTCTGAGTTAGTCGAGTTCAATCAACAATATACTTTGAATGATGTAGACAATGCAACTGGAGCACTTATTGCGTCCACTAATACAATTACAAGTAAAAATATTGCTGCAACAGATGGTTTATGGGTTTTACCTACGCTTGATGTTCCCAACACCGCATTGTTGATCGCAGGTTCAGGCAGTAGCAGAGTAACTACTGGAATGCTATCTAAAGACTTCCATATCGCATTCTACAAAGCAGATGGAACATTCATAGGTAAAATGAAATATCAGAAAATTTATACGCCTGTTTCCATCCCAAAGAATGCAGCCAAGTTTAGGTATATCTTTATCAATGAGACTGATACTACTAAAACGTTCGCCATAAGAATCCTTTATGGAAACATTCCACATCACAATGTAATAGCGCATTGTGATATATATGGTTGTCAGCGTGGAGGAATTGCTGGTGGAGGTTCCCATAACATTATCGAATACAACACAATACGAGACACAGGTAAAACTGGAGATAATTCATTCTTAGATGGTGGGACTGTGTTCAATGACCCTACTAGATACTGTATAAACCAAGAAGATAGCTTTGGGGATGGGATTATTATTCGCCATAATCATTTTTATGGCGGTTATCATGGCATTTTAGCAGGCGTTTATTCGGTCTCCATAGAGAATAATCATTTTTATAACATGACAGGGATAGCAATTAATTTATACACGACTCAATTCGCACATATAACAGGAAACTATCTGTATAATTGCCAAACTGCTTTTGGACTTCAAGGTACTGACTTATCTAACCCGTTTGTCAATATTACTGGAAACTTTATAAGGGGTGGAGGGTCTTACGCCTGTCAAATGGGTTTGAACGGAGCAAAGTATAGAGTTAATTTCAGTGAAAATTATATCGTAGATGTACCAAGTATAACCATGAGCACCGAAACTGCTACATTTAGAAACAACATTATAAAATATACAACAAGCACAGGCGGTACAATTACGATTGATAAAGCTAAAGACTGTGTATTTGAAACTAATTTAGTAACTAGCCCTAGAATTGATGCGAGTATCTACGAATACGAGGGCTGCACCTTTGATAATATTCAGATTAATTTAAAGACACGCAATGATGGTACTGTCACTGAAAAAGTTAACCTTGACAGGTGTACTTTTAAAAATAATGCGCAGTTATACAATAACACATTTGTTGGAACAAACCCAAAGATTGTATCTGTAACAAAGAGCAAATTTATTGACAGTATTATCAGTTTTGATATTGTCAATATGGACAGCGTAACTATACCCATAGCACTAAAGGACTGTAGTTTCGAGTTTAATTCAGGAGTCACACCTTCAGGTGTTAGCACACCAACATCGATAATTAGCTTAAATTGCAATACTAATCAAGATCTAATCACTCTTGATTTTGAGAATTGTACTGTAAACATTAAAAACACTTTATTTGCTAGACTAATTTCTTCTAGTTCTGGAAGTAAGACAATATCTGTATCATTCAGAAAATGCGACTTCAATTATTCGGGAGCGCAAACACCTTTGTCTTTAACGTATTATCAACAACTCAGCGCTATGAGAAAATTTGTCTCTGCAAAAAATACATTTACCAACATAACTTTGCCAAGTGAAGATATCATATTTATTGGGTATGACGAGATGGAAAAGACTAAGAATGTAGAACCATCTTCTTCTTACTACTACTATTCGGGGGATATTCGGAACAACGCAATTTTGACTGCGGGTGGATATGTAGGTTATGTGTGCATGACAGCAGGTTATACTGCGGCTGGATCATGGAGTGCAAAAACGTTCTTCGCCTATGGAGATCGCATCGTTGACGGAACGCTTGTGTATGAGGCTAACATTTGTGGAACTAGCACAGCGACAAAACCAGCGTTACCAACCACCGTAAATGGAACTGTTACAGACAATGTGGGAATTACAACATGGCAAGCAAGCCATGCTTATAATATTGGTGATTTTGTTGTTCCAATAACTCCTGTTTTGTGGTGGCAAACAAACTATGGGGATTATTTCGAATGTACTGTTTCTGGAACTTCTGGCACAACTGAACCTAACTGGCAAAGTGGAACCGTATCCGATGGTACAGGAACACTGCAATGGCAACCAAGAAAGTTGCTGACTTGGAAACTCCTTGGGAATAAGGCTACATTCAAACCGTATGGTTTAATTTCTGTATAA
- a CDS encoding SGNH/GDSL hydrolase family protein, giving the protein MYATKRKLVTATSYLCIIMSGTNDAANVGSYTPTPLGTIGDENQNTYLGAYSLLLDNLLAQNPKIRIILMTPLQVFCNDGAGDIRTNAMIEPYRQGTRDIASYYGLPCIDLARVMGWNAVTNPALSGDGLHPNEAASRVMARIIDRFIRQNF; this is encoded by the coding sequence ATGTATGCGACAAAACGAAAACTTGTAACGGCAACATCATATTTGTGTATCATCATGAGTGGCACGAACGATGCTGCAAATGTGGGGTCTTATACGCCTACACCATTAGGAACTATAGGTGATGAAAACCAAAACACATATTTAGGTGCATATTCGTTGTTGCTCGATAACTTGCTAGCTCAGAATCCGAAAATTAGAATAATTCTTATGACTCCCCTACAGGTGTTTTGTAATGACGGTGCTGGAGACATAAGAACCAACGCTATGATAGAACCCTATAGACAAGGAACAAGGGATATTGCATCATATTATGGTCTTCCTTGTATTGATCTTGCAAGGGTTATGGGATGGAATGCTGTAACAAACCCAGCTTTATCTGGTGATGGATTACATCCAAATGAGGCTGCTAGCAGAGTAATGGCACGAATTATTGATCGATTTATTAGACAAAATTTTTAA
- a CDS encoding chitobiase/beta-hexosaminidase C-terminal domain-containing protein, with translation MIEVNANLRDLNDVDLTTNLPSNNDLLAYNSNTSKWVPIILSGKLEPQYVVKDAWSTTGSHNFSENMHNFYIKNTGTSDITFTINSITITVKASEEFEDVFDPFTSMSISGTSTFTANVSALKTGSSNPQYTVKDYFSGSSNVTRQYSGNVYGLVVSNDDATNSLTYTVNGITLTLPAGDVLERNFNSFTQFSINSSTPYRAYAKSSFQTVITGSTADTTPPVITASPNGGLFNSTQNVTLSSNKSAVIYYTTDGTTPTTSSSIYTIALSIPSTTKIKYFGKDTAGNVSTVQTTLYTIDTVVPVVTSSPVGGLFNAPQSVTLSANKTVTIYYSLDGTTPTTGSSVYSSALNITSTTTLKYFGKDTAGNSSSIQSSVYTIDTVAPNPVTLLTAGTITSSAIPISWTLSTSGDVANYEVAYSTDNFAMNTVIASAAVNAKSTSYTVTGLTANTAYTVRVVSIDGANNRSKAVTVNGTTLAMSNSTILVSDSFNRSDNTATMGSTDSANGGTTKTWTMYGTNVFGISTNQAYCVSGVISDGVFAGVDAGVSDASVTVTLSKMATYASLHARATSATSSLILQWKPNGYYLYTYLSGVYTTIGSTNAKIPASGDIVNITCNGTAVKVNINGVQYINSTSTFNQTSTIFGFGTAGNTVVRFDDFKIESV, from the coding sequence ATGATAGAGGTAAATGCTAATCTTAGAGACCTCAACGATGTAGATCTAACAACCAATCTTCCATCTAATAACGATTTATTAGCTTATAACAGCAATACATCGAAGTGGGTTCCAATAATACTCTCGGGAAAACTTGAACCTCAATATGTTGTAAAAGATGCATGGAGCACTACTGGTAGCCACAATTTTTCTGAGAATATGCATAATTTTTATATAAAAAATACAGGAACATCTGATATTACTTTTACAATTAACAGTATTACAATTACCGTTAAAGCGTCTGAGGAATTCGAGGATGTATTTGATCCTTTCACTTCAATGTCTATTAGTGGAACAAGCACTTTTACTGCTAATGTAAGTGCTTTGAAAACAGGATCTTCTAACCCACAATACACCGTTAAGGATTACTTTTCAGGTTCATCAAATGTAACACGTCAATATTCAGGCAATGTTTATGGGTTGGTTGTCAGCAACGATGACGCTACGAATTCATTAACTTACACTGTAAATGGAATTACTTTAACTTTACCTGCTGGTGACGTACTAGAAAGAAATTTTAATTCGTTTACTCAATTTTCAATTAATTCCTCTACCCCATATCGTGCATATGCGAAGAGTTCATTTCAGACTGTTATAACGGGAAGTACTGCTGATACTACTCCACCAGTCATAACAGCATCGCCCAATGGTGGACTATTTAACTCAACACAGAATGTAACTTTAAGTTCCAACAAATCAGCTGTAATTTACTATACAACTGATGGAACTACTCCTACGACAAGTAGCAGTATTTACACCATAGCTCTAAGCATACCTTCGACAACTAAAATTAAGTATTTTGGAAAAGATACTGCTGGAAACGTTTCAACTGTCCAAACAACACTTTATACAATTGATACAGTAGTACCTGTAGTAACATCTTCTCCTGTTGGAGGATTATTTAATGCTCCTCAATCAGTAACATTATCTGCTAACAAAACAGTCACTATTTACTATTCTTTAGATGGAACTACACCAACTACAGGTAGTTCTGTTTACAGTTCAGCTTTAAACATCACTTCTACAACTACGTTAAAGTACTTTGGTAAGGATACTGCTGGTAATAGTAGCTCAATTCAATCATCCGTTTATACAATTGATACTGTGGCTCCAAATCCAGTAACGCTATTGACAGCAGGAACGATAACATCAAGTGCAATTCCAATTAGCTGGACACTATCAACTTCGGGTGATGTAGCGAACTATGAAGTGGCATATTCAACTGATAATTTTGCTATGAATACAGTTATAGCTAGCGCAGCAGTCAATGCAAAATCCACTTCCTATACCGTCACTGGTTTAACAGCAAACACAGCGTATACGGTGCGAGTTGTTTCAATAGACGGCGCTAATAACCGATCTAAAGCAGTAACAGTAAATGGAACAACACTAGCAATGTCTAATAGTACAATATTAGTATCTGATTCATTTAATAGATCTGATAATACTGCAACGATGGGTAGTACTGATAGTGCAAATGGTGGTACAACCAAAACATGGACAATGTACGGCACTAATGTTTTCGGAATCAGTACAAATCAAGCTTATTGCGTGAGTGGTGTGATTTCCGATGGTGTTTTTGCTGGCGTAGATGCGGGAGTAAGTGACGCTTCTGTTACTGTTACATTATCCAAAATGGCAACTTACGCTAGCCTTCATGCTCGTGCTACTAGTGCAACATCTAGTCTGATTCTTCAATGGAAGCCTAATGGATATTATTTATACACATATTTGTCAGGGGTATATACGACAATTGGTAGCACGAATGCTAAAATTCCTGCCAGTGGAGATATAGTCAATATTACTTGTAATGGTACAGCAGTAAAAGTAAACATAAATGGTGTGCAATATATCAACAGTACAAGTACTTTCAACCAAACTTCAACGATATTTGGTTTTGGTACAGCAGGAAACACCGTTGTAAGATTTGACGATTTCAAAATTGAAAGTGTTTAA